The Rosa rugosa chromosome 1, drRosRugo1.1, whole genome shotgun sequence genomic sequence cgttaaggcatccaaaactgcaatttacatgaacgaaccaaatctgtcgaaccggaaccgttcgtgtttataatggtaaattgcagttttggatgccttaacgatcatcaaattggctgaaaatttgcagaagtgatctatacattagcacctaaaaacggaacggttaagatgtgaaaatatgatcggaaagtggggaaaaactggaaatccgcaccgaAGCAAAAAGTGCTGACGTCCGCACCCAAGAAggttgtgtatatatatatatatatatatacacacacacatgtatgcGCATGTTTTTTCTAAAATTAAATACTTCAAGCTATACTTCAAGAACCCTAATTTAACTTAGGTAAAAAGTTATATGtagattaaattatttattagggtccttgacccatagCACCCAAAATAGGCTAAAATTAGCCCATTTACACCACCAAGAGAATTTTGTTCCCACTCACCCTATTTAAGTGAAAAAGTCACTTTTAGATACAACTTAATTAAAAATTACAGCCACTGCCACTCTCAGATTCTCTCTCTCAGATTCCTCCCGACTTCGACCTCTTGTCAGGCGACAACGCAAACCCCACCCCCTCCTCTGACTTCGACCTCTACCGGCGACAAAGCAAACGCTGCCGCCGCTGCATCTAATTTCCCAGATTAGGTTTTCGTTGATTATTTGGAAATTTCCGGTCGGCTCCGAATTCTCGCTCAGCTATAAGAGAGAGGCGGCGATAGAGAGTCGTATCCGGCGAAGCGGCGCAGGAGAGAGATAGCGTCTCCGACGAGTTTTGGTGAGTTGAGAACTCGGGGAGGGGTAAAAGGGATGATGATGATAGAGAAGCTAGGTGAGTCGAATCGGAGACTATTTCCGAGCTcgattctttcattctttttttctttttgattggGCGTCTTTGCTTTACAAGATTGTGGACTTGTAGTGTATACAGTGAGCTATGAAAGTGAAGAAGCTGAAGAGAGAGCTTTGACGTAGATGCTTTTGGATAAGGGAGATGGCCTAGAAGAATGGTTTCTGGTAAATGGTTTTTGGAAAAATGATGGTTTGTGGGTAAAATGCTTTCTGGGAAAAATGGTTTGTAGGTAAATCACTATCTTTCTCTatcatttttatgttttctgaGAAATTATTATGAAGAGCTCTGCTGCAACTCCACTTGTTGTCAATTGGGACATTTTCATGTTGCAAACACATTTGGAATTGTGTGATTTATTGTTCCAGACGGTATAACTTTATCTAAAATGGGGACAgaagcccagaaagaaagaaaaaaaaaattctattggggcaatagaggcctgttaaagatctattgggggggcaatagacgttttgaattgatgtaatcacCTTGttattttttctgtaatcaaagttttatttgtctaaatttagggagattagttcccattatGGCGACTGAAAGTCTTATTGGgtggcaatacatggctaatagatgtctattggggggcaatagtagacgtctattagggagcaatagacgtctattagggagcAATAAATGTAAtatgcccctctattgggggggggggaatagatgtctattgggggcaataaacctttctggtgaggttttcagaaaagtccggtgggcaGCGACCGGTGAcaggattccggcgaccggtgaccgatTTCGGCAACCGgtggccggattccggtgaccgttGGCCTGATTCtgacgaccggtgaccggaatccggcggccagTGACCGGGCTCCGACGAAgtcccctatggtttctctctcttccattttctctctctctctctctctctctctctctaagtaacaaagggtgagggtaaaatggtattaaaaacaaaaaaaaaaaaaatcttaatggggtattagggaagaccctccttagagtgttttgggtaagagggaattaaaaaaaacttaatgaggtaagtgggaaaaaaatctctagaattagggtaaatggacaaaaaccctatttATTATTTGAAACTAGAGAATATAAGCCCCCCGCCCGGCCTAGATAAACGAGGGCTACcccggcccggcccaaaaaaacCCCCAAGGCCCGGTTTATATGCATGGGTTTGGATCTTGAAATTTATACTAAAGCCCGGCCCGTCATTAATGAAAAATATTgtaaggcccggcccgttgacgacccctaggTGAAGcctaagagattttttttttttggggagggATATTAAAGGACGAAAACATCAATGGTAGAAGTGTATGACAAGTTGACGGTGTTATAAACGGCGTGTATGAATGTTAGGCATGAGTAATAAGTTTAGGCACCAAAGTGATTTATTTAGAAGATGAGGTACCAAAAGTGTAGAATGACATTAAGTTTGGATATTATTTGTGACTTTTTCCCTAAAGAAAATGTTGCATGTCTCCTCCAAGACTTTTTTTTGGGTAGAACGACACAAGAAACACCAGACTCTTTGTTTCAAAGTCtttcagttttatttttttaagattTGAAGACATTGatacattttttttaaagaacCTAATAATTCAGTTGAGTGCTATTGAACCtcagcaacaacaaaaaaataacaaataaattgtgcatctttctctcttttagGTTTGGgaaaattccacaaatggtcactcaactatgactcattcgacactttagtcactcaagtttcaaatatatcactttggtcacactttgttaatttttttcattaaaaaaaatactccTTGGGTGACTAAattgattgacagtgtaatagttgagtgaccaaagtgatatatttgaaacttgagtaaccaaagtgtcgaatgagtcatagttgagtgaccatttgtggaattctccctttAGATTTGCTAAGGTTCTAGCCTTGGGTACCTCTGTTGGTTTCTCGTCCCAAGACTTCCCATTAACTTGAGGgccatctctttctttcttttattcttctctttgattaggtgatcgagaTCATGGGTTCTCCGTTGTGGGTCTCAGTCCTCTCTTTCGCTCCTTGTAGATGATTGAGTTAGGTTTACGGTCTATCTTCGTCTCTTGTCGGCAAACTTAGTCATCACAAAGGCAGGCTATGGTTTATAACTCAAGTGACAGTTTCGATGGCTATGGCGGCTCTGTGTTTGTGATCTACAATCTCTAAGAGTATGACAACCTATTGTTGGTATGGGGATCCTTTGTAACAATGGTGGTTACTTCAGATCAACATTATGGAGTCCGAGTCCTTTTGGGTACTTCTAATCAAAAGTTATGGTATAATAGTTTATGCTAACTCATGGATAGTTTTGGCTAATTTTGGCGACAATTACAGTGGATGTGTTATTGGTGCTATTGGTGGTGTTGCTTGAAGTAATGGTGGTGGTTATGAGTTTTCGAAGGTGCAGCTTTCCAGAGTGCCGACTCACCATTAGCTAACAACTAGGGGTGCTGAGGTGGGCTTCTAATGAGAACCATTAAAATGAAGAGTTTCTAATCAATGATTTTGAAACTcatttttcgatcatattttggcaaatcaaccattagatgtttatatatttatgagtagatcatttttacaaaatttcaaccgaattgaaaatcgttaaggcattcataatcgtgattaatcatttatgaacatgaaAGATTCAGATTTGACAGATTTACtttgttcattgattttatCTAATTTGATAGCTTAATaattagcaatttggaagaaaaatgAACTCATGCATATACCTAAACATCTAACGATTGATTTACCGAAATATAACCGAAAAGTATATCTCACAACGATTGATTAGAAAATTCTCATGAATATTCTCAATACTCAATAGACTTCTCCCGCTGTATATAGTTTACAACCGAAGTTCGAATCTCTCAAACTTGTCATTTGCCACAATAGGAAAAACCAAAAAGAAGGGAGAGATTAAATTCCCAAGAACTCGCGAagaccatcttcttcttccactcCCCTTCTCCGGGCTTCACCTCCGATCTCTGACCCAGACCCACCCTTGTGGAAAAGAAGAAGACTCCGCAATCTCCAGTCTCCCAGATCCacccacactctctctctctcagtccaAACCCAAATTCACCATGGACCTCTACCCAAATCACAGCACCAACCTCCCCCCACCTCCTCCGCCTCCTCCACCGCCAACAACCCAAACCCCAGACCCACCCGCAACACCATCTCCCCTCCCTCACCGCCACCGACGACGACCCAATGCACTCATGGTGGGAGTCCATCTCCAAAGCCCGCTCCCGCATCCACTCCCTCGCCACTCTCCTCGacccttctctctcctcctccctctcCTCCCTCGCCGACTCCGACCGCCCcgccctctctctcctctcctcccTCGAAGCCTACGCCGCCGTTTCCGCCGTCCTCTCCGCCCCCCTCTCCGGCTCCGGATCCGACCCGCTCTGCAACTGGCTCTACGACACCTtcctctcctccgacccccatCTACGACTCGTCGTTTTCTCCTTCCTCCCTCTCCTCGCCGGCCTCTACCTCTCCCGCAtccactctctctcctctgacTCTCTCACCTCACTTCCCTCCCTCGCCGGCTTTGAGGCCGTGCTCCTCGCTCTCTACGCCGCCGAGACCAAGGCCCGAAACGGCAAGCCCATTGTCGTTTCGATCCCGGACCTATCTCAGCCCTCTCTCTACCACATTCCTCGAAGCCAGAAGACGACTAATCCCAACTCCAATTCCAGTAATATCCAATCCGTTGGGGTTTTGTCGCCGCCGCTTGAGCCCCAGGTTGCCGTCAAGTCAACCAAACGGGCCTGCATTGTTGGAGTTGCGCTGGATTCTTATTACAAGCACATTTCGCAGATGCCCACTTGGTCCAAGATAGATTTTTGCAGGTTCCTAGCTTCTTGGGCCGGCCCGGATTGCTCTTGTCAGCGGCAATTCGAATCCGGTGATAACCACAGTGAGCCAGAGATTGCTGGGTTCTTGGAGGCCGGCAATGGGAATGGGAGTGGtaatgagaatgagaatgagagTGAGATTGAGATTGAGGGTGATGTGGCGGAAGAAATGGGTCAACTGAGAATTGAGCAAAATGGGATCAGCAATGGGGTCAGTCATGTGGAGGACTCAAAGGGGGTGAAGATTCCATTGCCGTGGGAGCTTTTGCAGCCGGCGCTGCGAATATTGGGGCATTGTTTGTTGGCGCCGTTGAATTCTCAGGAGGTTAAGGACGCTGCTTCCATTGCGGTGAGGAGATTGTATGCCAGGGCATCTCATGATTTGGTACCGCAGGCGATTTTAGCTACTCAGAGTCTCATTCAGCTTGATAACAGGGGGCGTGAGGCAGCCAAGGCTGCAGTGGCGGTTGCTGCTAATTCATCTTCGAATGTTAACACGCCGAGCAAAGCTAAGAAACCTGAAATCCTTTTGGTCTCAAAGTAATGTGAGTATTGTTTTGGTTTGTATGGTATTTGGATTTTTACAGATTGCAAGTAATGGATGTTGTATAGGATATAGCAACTTATCCAAAAGTTGAAAAGCAGTTTCTATATTTTTATGTTGTATCTGTCAGATTAGTGTTTGTGCTTTTAGATGCTAGAAGTGACAAATATTCGATTAAAGGTTTGCTTGTGATTATGCAAGTGTTATGGATTATGCACCCAACTTGCTTGAGCAACTTGTTGGTTTTCTTTGAGTTTACTATTCTGTATTAGTACTTCTATGCAGAGTATTATTTGTTGGGATTGCACTCTGATCATTTTGATTCTGTACCATCGTTGTAAGGCATAGCGCAACTTAAACAATGAATGTAGTTGTCATTGAGTTCCATATCATCTGATTCTTTGATGCTCCAtttctttatgttctttggCTTGAATTGTATCCTTCACTTCTACCCTGCATTTTATTTCTTCTGAACTATCTCTAAAACTTTCGTAATTGTATGTGTGCTTTAAGATTACTGATTAATGTCGGTCGATTTTCCTTCTACTTTATTAACTGTGTTAGTTGATGAGTTCTGGACACGGTGAAGAAGGGGTGAGGCCGTAAGGTCTCTTTGATCATGATATTTCATTATTTTACAGTTTTTACCACACAGTTTGATAGTTGGGTACTATTGAAGTCCCTCCCAAGTCCTTTCCAACCCTTTATCATTTTAAGCCTACTTGTTATTATTGTTATAGCCCCTAGATCAGTGTTCCCATGTCATTGGGTGTTGAGGTGCTCCAATTATTTTGTAGCATATATAGAAAAAGTTAAGAATAGATATAGTTCAAAAGCTCAAATCCTACCAGAGTGCTGCTGTCATTGGAAAATCCTATTTTAATCACCAACATCGTAAGTTCAGTCTTTCTCACTGAAGCTACATTACTGTTGTTTCAGCTGTTTCATGAAATGAAAATTAATTTGTTTCATCAAATTCTTGTTTAGTGCTAAGCCTTTACTGTAATTAAGATTTAAGGTATGAAACCAGATATACATTCTAATTTGGTTATGCATATAGAACTCGTGGAAACAGCTTTACTGTATTTTCATAATCCTAAGATATGGTCATGATTTCAACTTATTTCTGGAACTATAGTTACTGTCCGACTTCTCTATATGTTTGTATAACAAATAGACAATGTTTACTGGAACAAAATGGTTCATTTTTGCAAGTTAGTATATTATCCACCAAAGTGGGTGTATTCGATGTGGCAGTTACTTGGTTGGTAAGAAAATGCTAAAAAAAATTGTTTGCTTGATTGGTGATCATTTTGATGTCATGGCTACGATGTTCCCTATACTATGGCTGGGTAACAATGCAAAAGCCCCAATCTTTTGTCTTTGgttttatgggcggagaagtcGCTTTTGAAGTTGCTGGTGTCGTCTAACTGGTTCACTTATATATGAGAATCGGTTGTAGAAACGAAGGATAACAGTATTAGAACTTCAATTGGTAGTAATATATTCCCAGCAAAAACAAAAGCTATAATTGTCTACAGCAGTGCCGCAGTGGTTAATAACCTTTCGGCGAATATCTGATATCATTTTAGACAGTGACAAAGAACTACCAGACAACATTCCCTTTAACAATTAAGTCCACAACCTTTTTCCGTATACAATTAAGGACACACTCTACTCCCTTTTACTCTTTTACAATTTTACACGGTATCAGCTAACATTTCCTTCTTAAAACAACTTAACACAGTATCAGCCTAAGAACTAGCCTCCAACATGCCACAATTTCACCTAGCGACCTCTTGTCTAAACGGCTACTGAtagggcggaatcactgctgccttAGTATGATATATGTTCAATTTTTAAAAGTAGGGAACATAACGACTGCTACTGTTAAACAAGTAAACAAAATTCATGCAGTAGTGTACTGGGCAcaagctgaatttatttattcaaacataattaCAGATACAGAACCCAGAGCCTCACTCTTGGGTAAACAGCTAAATGCTGTTTAGTTACTCATAACTGATTACAAGTACTTACTTGGAATAAAAGCACACTGCATCAAACAAACTCTTACAAGGAGGATTGAACACCCTGCTACTATAACACTGCTACTATGGCTTTCTTACTCCTTGAGAGAAAatgattttgcttaattttcTGATGCCTTACAAGCAGAacctaaagctccttatatagagagcggaactcaaactggaattcaaaacactaaaatgtacagaacaactccatTATTTTCTGCTCTCGTGAGTGCTCCCGATGATTGAGGTCGATTGACGAAAAGCAgattcctttaggtgaaatgtttttcaccttcttcttttttgaaaagcaaaagcatatTTTAGGAAAAGTCCAAAGTTGCTTTTGgtgttttctacacctgctgcttcacatgttttcATCTGTTTCTGAATTACTGCCTAGGACAAAAGAGTTGTTATCCATCTTGGCTTTTGTTTCGTTCTCTTCTACGTCTGTATCttcatacatcttgtagtggttatCTTTTTCAATCCACTGAAAGCAGGCTAACGTGGAatctatttcttttcttttgagagaaagaaaaaggtcACTGCTAATAACCTCAGGATGGTCATATGCAGTAACAAtaattttttctcctgctgctaAGAATGTATTTTCTGTATCTTCTTCGatgatctttttgatatattccagagacatggccttcatccaggGAATACTAgaatttggttggccattgtatccaacacatGTAGGGTGAAGATATTTTCCTTGAATGATTCTCACATAATGGTATGGAGAAATATAGTCAGCCTCGccattttttttctaaatccACTTGGTGGAGTAGATCTGAACTTTAATTTGAGGATGTAGTCATTTTTTCTAACATTCTTGACTGTGTTGACTATGATGGGCGGTAGTCTCTTGAGATCATCATTGGTTTTAGTCCAGaggttatggacaaaaccattttcaacaagccaaaacttgtgttcttgaggatgttcactgtGAACATTGACTacgtatcttccaacataaggtccagggacaatgaagagagttggaggaagaCATGagtcagaattatgacttccaaTAAGGTTATGGAAGTAGAACCAATCTGATTCTTTTAGTGCTAAAACAGGAACATTAGCACTTTCAGGATCTTCAAGATACTGAATTTTTTCATTTTGGACAGCACTCTGTTGTGTATTTTCATAaacttcttcaaactgtggtctgaAATTTTCATGGAGTTCTTCAGCTAGGGCAAACAAAGCTGGGAACATGAGACCACTGTTTCTTTCCTGAAAAGCATATAAAGGTTATCAAAAAGAGCTTTCTGGTGATATGCTAATCttctgccagttctgaacacaggttcatcgaaagtttttaattcataattgaaaacat encodes the following:
- the LOC133723517 gene encoding uncharacterized protein LOC133723517, encoding MHSWWESISKARSRIHSLATLLDPSLSSSLSSLADSDRPALSLLSSLEAYAAVSAVLSAPLSGSGSDPLCNWLYDTFLSSDPHLRLVVFSFLPLLAGLYLSRIHSLSSDSLTSLPSLAGFEAVLLALYAAETKARNGKPIVVSIPDLSQPSLYHIPRSQKTTNPNSNSSNIQSVGVLSPPLEPQVAVKSTKRACIVGVALDSYYKHISQMPTWSKIDFCRFLASWAGPDCSCQRQFESGDNHSEPEIAGFLEAGNGNGSGNENENESEIEIEGDVAEEMGQLRIEQNGISNGVSHVEDSKGVKIPLPWELLQPALRILGHCLLAPLNSQEVKDAASIAVRRLYARASHDLVPQAILATQSLIQLDNRGREAAKAAVAVAANSSSNVNTPSKAKKPEILLVSK